A single bacterium DNA region contains:
- the atpH gene encoding ATP synthase F1 subunit delta translates to MTDAARSIALALFRETREHGEIEAVTSDLAQLARLASSHEVRRFLYHPRIPLEDKERILAPSVGNELVRRVLSILLYTRATGLIAAVNAAFVRLVRRERGFVETVARVAQPLTPAQEEEIRTAVAAATGLTPVMKVQVDPQLIGGVRLTIDGRVADNSLKSRLERLKESLEAL, encoded by the coding sequence ATGACTGACGCCGCCCGCAGCATCGCGCTTGCACTGTTCCGTGAGACCCGCGAGCATGGCGAGATCGAGGCGGTCACGTCCGACCTGGCACAGCTTGCCCGACTCGCATCCAGCCATGAGGTACGGCGGTTCCTCTACCATCCGCGCATCCCGCTGGAAGACAAGGAACGGATACTGGCCCCGTCCGTTGGGAACGAACTGGTGCGACGCGTACTGTCGATACTGCTCTACACGCGCGCAACCGGGCTGATTGCCGCGGTGAACGCGGCGTTCGTGCGGCTCGTGCGGCGCGAGCGCGGGTTCGTGGAAACCGTGGCGCGGGTGGCGCAACCGCTGACCCCGGCACAGGAAGAGGAAATTCGTACGGCGGTCGCGGCCGCGACCGGCCTTACTCCGGTGATGAAGGTACAGGTAGACCCGCAGCTCATCGGCGGCGTCCGCCTGACCATCGACGGCCGGGTGGCCGATAACAGCTTGAAGTCGCGGCTGGAACGACTGAAGGAGAGCTTGGAAGCCCTATGA
- the atpA gene encoding F0F1 ATP synthase subunit alpha, translating into MRSEDIVRLIKEQIEGYRSELKVEEVGYVLQIGDGIALVYGLDRALVGELLEFPNGIYGIVLNLDRESVGTAVLGDYSAIKEGDEVRRTGRVFEVPVGDGLLGRVVTPLGLPLDDKGPIAADKHRPIEVIAPGVVDRQPVTEPLQTGIKAIDAVVPIGRGQRELIIGDRQTGKTTILTDTIINQRGGDVICVYVAIGQKQATVARIIDKLRRAGAMDYTIVVAATANDPAPRQYIAPYAGCAMAEEFMNAGRDVLIVYDDLSKHAVAYRQLSLLLRRPPGREAYPGDIFYLHSRLLERAAKLSDALGGGSITALPVIETQAGDFSAYIPTNVVSITDGQIYLEPSLFYAGVRPAVNIGLSVSRVGGTAQLKAMRSVAGRLRLDLAQYRDLAAFAQFGADLGESVRQQLRRGEKLTELLKQNEDAPLPVGKEVASVFAGVSGYLDDVPTAKVRDFEHGLLEFLDRKHADLLKNLADPVKGADFLPELKQAVEVYKKESNLAEPPRA; encoded by the coding sequence ATGAGAAGCGAAGATATTGTCCGGCTCATCAAGGAACAGATTGAAGGCTATCGGTCGGAACTGAAGGTCGAGGAGGTCGGCTACGTCCTGCAAATTGGTGACGGCATCGCCCTCGTCTACGGTCTGGACCGCGCCCTGGTTGGCGAGCTGCTCGAATTCCCGAACGGCATCTACGGCATCGTCCTGAACCTCGACCGCGAATCGGTCGGCACGGCCGTGCTCGGCGACTACTCGGCCATCAAGGAAGGCGACGAAGTCCGGCGCACCGGGCGGGTCTTCGAGGTCCCGGTCGGCGACGGCCTGCTCGGCCGCGTGGTCACACCGCTGGGTCTGCCCCTCGACGACAAGGGTCCGATTGCCGCCGACAAGCACCGGCCGATTGAGGTCATCGCACCGGGCGTGGTCGACCGCCAGCCTGTGACTGAGCCGCTCCAGACCGGCATCAAGGCCATTGACGCGGTCGTGCCCATTGGCCGCGGTCAGCGCGAGCTCATCATCGGTGACCGCCAGACCGGCAAGACCACGATTCTGACCGACACCATCATCAACCAGCGCGGCGGCGACGTCATCTGTGTCTACGTCGCCATCGGCCAGAAGCAGGCGACGGTCGCGCGCATCATCGACAAGCTGCGCCGGGCCGGCGCCATGGACTACACCATCGTGGTCGCGGCGACGGCCAACGACCCGGCCCCGCGCCAGTACATCGCGCCCTATGCCGGCTGCGCCATGGCCGAGGAATTCATGAACGCCGGTCGCGATGTGCTCATCGTCTACGACGACCTTTCCAAGCACGCGGTCGCGTACCGGCAACTCTCGCTGCTGCTCCGCCGGCCGCCCGGACGCGAAGCCTACCCCGGCGATATCTTCTACCTGCACTCGCGCCTGCTCGAGCGCGCGGCCAAGCTATCCGACGCGCTGGGCGGCGGCTCGATCACCGCTCTCCCGGTAATCGAGACCCAGGCGGGCGACTTCTCCGCCTACATCCCAACCAACGTCGTCTCCATCACCGATGGACAGATTTACCTTGAGCCGAGCCTCTTCTACGCCGGAGTGCGGCCGGCAGTGAATATCGGCCTTTCCGTTTCGCGTGTCGGCGGCACCGCCCAGCTCAAGGCCATGCGCTCGGTCGCGGGCCGGCTCCGGCTCGACCTTGCCCAATATCGCGACCTTGCCGCATTCGCCCAGTTCGGCGCGGACTTAGGCGAGTCGGTCCGCCAGCAGCTCCGCCGCGGTGAGAAGCTCACCGAACTGCTGAAGCAGAACGAGGACGCGCCGCTCCCGGTCGGCAAGGAAGTGGCGTCGGTCTTCGCCGGCGTATCGGGCTACCTTGACGACGTACCCACTGCCAAAGTCCGCGACTTCGAGCACGGGCTGCTCGAATTCCTCGACCGTAAGCACGCGGACCTGCTGAAGAACCTGGCTGACCCGGTGAAAGGCGCGGACTTTCTGCCCGAGCTCAAGCAGGCGGTCGAAGTCTACAAGAAGGAATCGAACCTTGCAGAACCCCCGCGAGCTTAA